A region from the Janthinobacterium agaricidamnosum genome encodes:
- a CDS encoding RelA/SpoT family protein, which yields MVSISAPNSATSEQLVEGLSAPDCARVLDALAYATAAYGDKQTFAGRSALDFAIGVATTLAFLRSDAETRIAGLMFELTLLEPDTAADIEPRFGKQVCDLATGVRQLIRLRALTQAQHGGAAGRGKNAAQQAVAQVETLRKMLLAMASDMRVVLVRLAACVTTLRYFAELKLFNEMTREYGKETLDLYAPLANRLGIWQLKWELEDLSFRFIEPEAYKRIAKMLEEKRMMREGFVSSAILRLQTELASAGIQAEVFGRPKHIYSIWNKMRGKELDFTALYDVRAFRVIVADVKTCYTVLGVVHNIWTPIPKEFDDYISRPKPNGYQSLHTVVTAEDGRPLEVQIRTNEMHSFAEYGVAAHWRYKEEGGSNFAGQKYDEKIAWLRQLLAWKTEVADAVVGQEEIQREWVEKLKSATLDDRIFVMTPQARVLELPVGATPVDFAYHLHTDVGHRCRGAKVDGIMVPLNTQLKNGQTCEIITAKGAPGTAGPSRDWLSAGYAVSTRTRSKIRAWFHAIDMQETLAHGRALVEKSLQREGKTAVNLEALAQKLGFAKVDELFLSVGKDEFSLRHVEQALHDNGEVVVPEDAVLVGKSRASSVEQGAKSGVLVVGTEGLMTVLAKCCKPAPPDSIVGFVTRGKGVSIHRATCKNFEEMRAKSPERVIFTEWGSTGGHDTVYPVDIFILAGDRQGLLRDISEIFSREKINVIGVNTQSAKGQARMTFTAEISSTAQLLKALNVIKDVSGVLEARRS from the coding sequence GATGCGGAAACGCGCATCGCCGGCCTGATGTTCGAGCTGACCTTGCTGGAACCCGATACGGCGGCCGACATCGAGCCGCGCTTCGGCAAGCAGGTGTGCGACCTGGCGACAGGCGTGCGCCAGCTGATCCGTTTGCGTGCGCTGACCCAGGCGCAGCACGGCGGCGCTGCCGGGCGCGGCAAGAATGCGGCGCAGCAAGCCGTGGCCCAGGTGGAAACCTTGCGCAAGATGTTGCTGGCGATGGCGTCCGACATGCGTGTCGTGCTGGTGCGCCTGGCCGCTTGCGTGACGACCTTGCGTTACTTTGCCGAATTAAAGCTGTTCAATGAAATGACGCGCGAATACGGCAAGGAAACCCTGGATTTGTACGCGCCGCTGGCCAACCGCCTCGGTATCTGGCAACTGAAGTGGGAACTGGAAGACTTGTCGTTCCGCTTCATCGAGCCGGAAGCGTATAAACGCATCGCCAAGATGCTGGAAGAAAAGCGCATGATGCGCGAGGGCTTCGTGTCCTCGGCGATTCTGCGCCTGCAGACGGAACTGGCTTCGGCCGGTATCCAGGCGGAAGTATTTGGCCGCCCGAAACATATTTACAGCATCTGGAACAAGATGCGCGGCAAGGAACTCGATTTCACGGCCCTGTACGACGTGCGCGCCTTCCGCGTCATCGTTGCCGACGTGAAAACTTGCTACACGGTACTGGGCGTGGTCCACAATATCTGGACCCCCATCCCGAAAGAATTCGACGATTACATTTCGCGCCCGAAACCGAATGGGTACCAGTCGCTGCACACGGTGGTGACGGCCGAGGATGGCCGCCCGCTGGAAGTGCAAATCCGCACGAATGAAATGCACAGCTTTGCCGAATACGGCGTGGCTGCGCACTGGCGCTACAAGGAAGAGGGCGGCTCGAACTTTGCCGGCCAGAAATACGACGAAAAGATCGCCTGGCTGCGCCAGTTGCTGGCCTGGAAAACGGAAGTGGCCGATGCCGTCGTGGGCCAGGAAGAAATCCAGCGCGAATGGGTGGAAAAGCTCAAGTCCGCCACGCTGGACGACCGCATCTTCGTCATGACGCCGCAGGCGCGCGTGCTGGAATTGCCCGTGGGTGCCACGCCCGTCGACTTTGCGTATCACCTGCACACGGACGTGGGCCACCGCTGCCGCGGCGCCAAGGTCGACGGCATCATGGTGCCCCTGAATACCCAGCTGAAGAACGGCCAGACCTGCGAAATCATCACGGCCAAGGGTGCGCCGGGCACGGCCGGGCCGTCGCGCGACTGGCTCAGCGCCGGCTACGCCGTCAGCACGCGCACGCGCTCGAAGATCCGCGCCTGGTTCCATGCCATCGACATGCAGGAAACCCTGGCCCACGGCCGCGCGCTGGTGGAAAAATCCCTGCAGCGCGAAGGCAAGACGGCCGTCAACCTCGAGGCGCTGGCGCAAAAGCTGGGCTTTGCGAAAGTCGACGAGCTGTTCCTGTCGGTAGGCAAGGATGAATTCAGCCTGCGCCACGTGGAGCAGGCGCTGCACGACAATGGCGAAGTGGTGGTGCCGGAAGACGCCGTGCTGGTGGGCAAGAGCCGCGCCTCCAGCGTGGAGCAGGGGGCCAAGTCCGGCGTGCTGGTGGTCGGTACGGAAGGCTTGATGACGGTGCTGGCCAAGTGCTGCAAGCCGGCGCCACCGGACAGCATCGTCGGTTTCGTCACGCGCGGCAAGGGCGTCTCCATCCACCGCGCCACGTGCAAGAACTTCGAGGAAATGCGCGCCAAGTCGCCCGAGCGCGTGATTTTTACCGAGTGGGGCAGCACGGGCGGCCACGACACCGTGTATCCGGTCGACATCTTTATTCTGGCAGGCGACCGCCAGGGCTTGCTGCGCGACATCTCCGAAATCTTTTCGCGCGAAAAGATCAACGTGATCGGCGTCAACACCCAAAGCGCCAAGGGCCAGGCCCGCATGACGTTTACGGCCGAGATCAGCTCGACGGCGCAGTTGTTGAAGGCGCTGAATGTGATCAAGGATGTGAGTGGGGTCCTGGAAGCGCGGCGCAGTTAG
- a CDS encoding cation diffusion facilitator family transporter, whose amino-acid sequence MQPTHTEHDATHLHAHLKGDAKHTHSFEGRSQSILAWALGLTLSFAGIEVAAGFLSNSLALISDAGHMVTDAAALGLALLAQIIARRPPSPRHSFGFGRAEALAAFVNGLAMLCVVGWICYEAVLRFSAPQPVKGGMVFIVAFIGLAINVVVAWVLSKDKQSVNTRAALVHVMGDLLGSVAAIVAGAVIYFTGWMQIDPLLSVLVSLLILKSTFGVLKESYHFLMEGVPLHIDYIEVGTDVEQVDGVIAVHDLHVWDMSPGQPALIGHVEIEHLDHWPKVLRAIKKMLLAKHGIDHITLQPETAAMAGLHQGDKTH is encoded by the coding sequence ATGCAGCCGACCCACACCGAACACGACGCCACCCATTTGCACGCCCACCTGAAGGGCGACGCCAAGCACACCCACTCTTTCGAGGGGCGCAGCCAGAGCATCCTCGCGTGGGCGCTGGGCCTGACCCTGTCATTTGCCGGCATCGAAGTGGCAGCCGGCTTCCTGTCCAATTCGCTGGCCTTGATTTCCGATGCGGGCCACATGGTCACAGACGCGGCCGCGCTGGGCCTGGCCCTGCTGGCGCAGATCATCGCGCGCCGCCCGCCCTCGCCGCGCCACTCGTTCGGCTTCGGCCGCGCCGAAGCGCTGGCCGCCTTCGTCAACGGCTTGGCCATGCTGTGCGTGGTGGGCTGGATCTGCTATGAAGCCGTGCTGCGTTTTTCCGCCCCGCAACCTGTCAAGGGCGGCATGGTCTTCATCGTCGCTTTCATCGGCCTGGCGATCAACGTGGTGGTGGCGTGGGTATTGTCGAAAGACAAGCAAAGCGTGAACACGCGCGCGGCCCTCGTGCACGTGATGGGCGATTTGCTCGGCTCGGTCGCCGCCATCGTTGCGGGCGCCGTGATTTACTTTACGGGCTGGATGCAGATCGACCCGCTGCTGTCCGTGCTGGTATCGCTGCTGATCCTGAAATCGACTTTCGGGGTATTGAAGGAGTCCTACCACTTCCTGATGGAAGGCGTGCCCCTGCACATCGACTACATCGAAGTGGGCACGGACGTGGAACAAGTCGATGGCGTGATTGCCGTGCACGATCTGCATGTGTGGGACATGTCGCCGGGCCAGCCGGCCCTGATCGGCCATGTGGAAATCGAGCACCTCGACCATTGGCCGAAGGTCTTGCGCGCGATCAAGAAGATGTTGCTGGCCAAGCATGGGATAGACCACATCACCCTGCAGCCGGAGACGGCGGCGATGGCGGGGTTACATCAGGGTGACAAGACGCATTAA